GGCCATTGCGCCACCGCTTGCGCTGGGGCGTTGAGCATGGCGCGCACCAGTTGTTCGATGCGCCGGCACTCCTGGCCCAGCGCAGCAAAGCCGAAGGTAGCGGCCGAGCCGGCCACCGCGTGCAGCGCGCGGTGCAACTGCGTCAACGGCTCCAGACGGGGGCCTTCGCTGTCGCAGCGGCCGCTGGCCTGCGCGATCGCTTGCATCATGGCCGGCACGCCAGCCGCATATTTGTCGTTCAGGGCGCGCAAACGCGCGCGAAAATCCGGGTCGATCAAGGTTGCCATCGCAATACTCGCCGAAATGGCTTACTTGGTGCCAAAGATGCGGTCGCCGGCGTCGCCCAGACCCGGCACGATGTAGGCGTGGTCATCGAGGTGCGAATCGAGCGAAGCGCAATACATCTTGACCTTCGGATGCGCATTCTGGAACACGGTCACGCCTTCCGGCGCGGCAACCAGAGCCAGGAAGATGATCTGCTCGTCCGTCACGCCCCGTTTCTTCAGCACGTCGACGGCGTACACGGCCGAATTGCCGGTCGCTACCATCGGGTCGCACAGGATGAAGGTGCGCTCGCTCAAATCCGGCAGGCGCACCAGGTATTCCACCGGCATGTGGGTGGTGGGATCGCGGTACACGCCAATGTGGCCCACGCGGGCCGATGGCACCAGGTTCAGCAAGCCATCGCTCATGCCGATGCCGGCGCGCAGGATGGGCACGATGGCCAGTTTCTTGCCGGCGATGACGGGCGCGTCGATGGTCACCAGCGGGGTCTTGATTTCACGCGTGGTCAGCGGCAGGTCGCGCGTGATTTCATAGCCCATCAGCAAAGTGATTTCCTTGAGCAATTCGCGGAAGGTGCGCGTGGACGTATCGTGCTCGCGCATGTGGCTCAGTTTGTGCTGGATCAAAGGATGATCGGTAATGAACAAATTCGGGAAGCGTGGATCTTGTTTCATATTGTTGTTCTTTCTTTGCTCTCAGGCGCGGCGGCAAGCATGGCCGCAGGCGCGCTGTATGTCGATAATGAATGAAGGATTGCCGCATTATCCCAGCCCACAGCCCCCCTGTGGCTGAAATTTTCGCAATAATCGGAATTTTGGCATCAATACTCGCGCAGTGCGCGCGCGAGGATGGCCGCGCAATCGGTGCCCGCCGGCAAGCGGCCATACGCGCCGCCCGGCGCTTGCACCAGCCGCGACTGCAGGAAGGCTTGCGCGACAAACGGTGGCGCATGGCGCAGCAGCAAGGCGGCCTGCACGGCCAGCACGATGCGCTCGGATAATTGTCTGGCGCCAAATTCATCCGTTTGCGGCCCGTTCAGGTCGGCCAGCAGGCGCGCCCGGTACGCGGCAAAGGCGGAGTCGGCATCGCCGGCCAGCGCAAGCTCGGCCGCCAGGGCATCGCGCGCGGCCGGCGACTTGCCGAAGGCGCGCAAGACGTCAAGGCACATGACGTTGCCCGAACCTTCCCAGATCGAATTGACGGGCAGCTCGCGGTACAGGCGCGCCAGCGGCGCGTCTTCCACATAGCCGGTACCGCCCAGCACTTCCATGGCTTCCGCGCCGAAGCCGGGACCGCGCTTGCAGATCCAGTACTTGCCGGCCGGCGTCAGCACGCGCGCCAGCATCGTTTGCCCTGCATCGTCCTTTTCATCGAAACAGCGGGCCAGGCGCAGCGCAAACGCCGTGGCCGCTTCTGATTCGAGCGCCAGGTCGGCAAGCACGTTTTGCATCAGCGGCTGTTCGGCCAGCGGCTTGCCGAACACGGCCCGCTGGCGCGCATGGTGCAGCGCCTGCGTCAGGGCGGCGCGCATGATGCCGGTGCTGCCCAGCACGCAATCGAGGCGCGTGTGGCTAGCCATTTCCAGTATCGTGGGGATACCCCGCCCCGGCTGGCCCACGAGCCAGCCACAGGCATTGGTAAATTCCACTTCCGACGAGGCATTCGAGCGGTTGCCCAATTTATCTTTCAGGCGCTGCACGCGGATGGCGTTGCGGCTGCCGTCAGGCAAGTAGCGCGGCAGGAAGAAGCACGACAATCCGCCCTCGCCGGCCTGCGCCAGGATCAGGTGCGCGTCGCACTGCGGCGCCGAGAAAAACCATTTATGGCCGACGATGCGCCAGACGCCGCCGGCCTCGTCGCCGAACAGGGCCTGCGCTTCGGCCGGCGGCACGGGCACGGCGCGCGTCGTGTTGCTGCGCACATCAGAGCCGCCCTGCTTTTCCGTCATGCCCATGCCGACCAGGGCGCCGCGCTTCTGTTCCACGGGCAGGGAGCGGGGATCGTAGTCGCGCGAGAGGATTTTCGGCAGCCAGCGCGCAGCGATGTGCGGCAAGTCCAGCGCCTGGCGCAAGGCCGGCACCTAGGCATACGTCATCGTCACGGGACACTGCGTGCCGTTTTCCACCTGTCCCACTAATAGATAGGCGGCCGCGCGCGCCACCTGGGCGCCAGGGCCAGGCAACGCCCAGGGCGCAGCGTGCGCGCCGGCGCCCACGAGGATGGCCATCAGCTCATGCCAGGCCGGATGGAACAGCACCTCGTCGATGCGGCGCCCGGCCCGGTCGAACTGCTGCAGCTCGGGCGTGTGGATATTGGCCAGGCGCGCCAGCGCATAGGTTTCGGTGCGGCCCAGTTTCTCGCCCAGCGCGTCGAGCTCCTGCCGCGCCGCGCCGCCGCCCTCGCGCAGCAGCGCTTCGATCAGCGCCGGGTCGCAGGCGAACAGATTAACGTTTTCAAACGGCGTGGCCTGGTTGAAAACTTCATGCGTGTCAAAAGCATTCATGGGAGTCTCCCGCGATTTGTTATCATGGCACCCTTGCTGTCGCTGGCGCACCGTCAACACCGCCTGTCAGCCAGACTAGCGTAAAGCGCATGGCGGGGCAAGCGCGCCAGTGGAAGCCTGTACAGATAAATGTTTCCATGGGAAACAAAAATGCCTGCGCGTGCCGCGCAGCATGATTTTTTTCATGGAAGGCAGGAATATTTACAAAACCTGAAGCAATGTTGCTCTATTTCATGTAATCGCATGCTTTTCAATGATACATTTCGTGTGGATCGCGTTCCGATAGTTGCCCCAGGCCCACTATGGCGCGCGTAGCGCACGATGCACTCTTTCCGTTGGCGCCCTGCCCTGCAGCGTGCGCCGGCACTGAACACAAAAAGGTAAAAGCCAGCACGATGTTTTCCAGTACCCCATCCGCCGCCCACCGCGAGGCACGCCACGAGTTGGACAACCTCATGGAAGAGGCAGGCGACGTCGTGTTCCGGCTCGATACGGACGGCCTGATTCTGTTCGCCAGCAAGCGCGCGGCCACCCTGTTCTGCGCGCCCGCTGGCCTGTCCGGCCACTTGCTGCTGCCGCTGGCCGCCGAAGCATCACGCGCGGCGCTGCAGGCAGCGCTGGAAGATTCCCTGGAAGAACCGGGCCGCCTGGAAGTGCGCCTGCAAACGCCGGACCAGGAACTCTGGTTCGAGCTGCGCCTGTCTTCTTATATGAATGCAACGGGCGTGGCCGAATTGCTGGTGGTCGGGCGCGACACCTCGGCCCAGCACAACACGGAAGAGCGCTTGCGCCACATGGCCACGCACGATGCGCTGACCGGGCTGCCGAACCGCCTGCTGCTGTCGGACCGCATCCGCATGGTGATCGCCCAGGCGGCCCGTTCGGGCCAGGGTTTTTCGGTGGCCACCATCGGCCTCGATGGTTTTAAAAAGGTCAACGATGGCCTCGGCCACCCCGTCGGCGACGCCGTGCTGCGCCTGGCCGCGGCGCGCCTGCGCAAGACCCTGCGCGACAGCGACACCCTGGCGCGCGTGGGCGGCGATGAATTCGTCGCCGTGCTGCCGGGCAGCGCCACCGATGCGCAAATCAAGCTGGTGACGGGCCGCCTGCTGGCCACCTTGCAGGCGCCGTTCGAAGTCGATGGCCACACGATCTACGTGGGCGCGTCCGTTGGCGTATCGATCTATCCGCTGCACGCGGAAGATGAAGTGCGCCTGGTGGCGCTGGCCGATGCGGCCATGTCGCGCGCCAAGGAAACGGGCAAGGCCCGCTGCCTGGTCTACAGCCCGCGCCTGAATGGTCCGTCGGAACACGATATTTCGCTGGAAGCGGCCATGTTCCAGGCCGTGCGCGAAGGCGAGTTTTTACTCTTTTACCAGCCCATCGTCGATGCGCACACGCGGCAGATCCAGGGTTTCGAAACCCTGATGCGCTGGAAGCACCCGACCCTGGGCCTGGTGCCGCCCGTGCGTTTCATCCCGATTGCCGAAGCCAATGGCCTGATCAATCTGCTGGGCGCCTGGGCGTTGAAGGCGGCCTGCGTGCAGCTCAAACAGTTCCAGGACGTGGCCAAGCGGCCGCTGTACATCTCCGTCAACATCAGCCCGCGCCAGTTCCGCAACGACAAATTCCTCGACGTGCTCGATGACGCCATCGCGTTTTCCGGGCTGTCCGGCGAACACCTGGTGCTGGAAATTACCGAAGGCACCCTGATGATCGACCCCGTGCATGCGGAAACCATCCTCGTCAAGATGACGGAGCGCCGCGCGCGCATCGCCATCGACGATTTCGGCACCGGCTACTCTTCGCTCGCGTATCTGAAGCGCTTCCCCATTTCCGTACTGAAGATCGACCGTACCTTCATCAAGGACTTGCCCGAATCGAGCAAGGACGCGGCCATCTGCAACACCATTCTCGACCTGGCCAAGCATTTGAATTTGTCCGTGGTGGCCGAAGGCGTGGAAACGGAGGAGCAGATGCACTTCATCGAATCACGCGGCTGCCAGTATGTGCAAGGCTATTTGACGGGCAAACCGATGCCGGCCCATGCCGCGCTATCGGCCTTGAGCGAAAAAACCTATGCGGCGCTGGTGCCCACGCCGTCTGCCAATGAACAGCGCGGAGGGGTGCAATGAATCCAGGTCATTTCGCGGTACCGACACAGCTCGGCAAAAACACCCTGGACCTGCTGTGGGCGCGCACGCGCCAGCAGGGCGACATGCCCGGCTTCGCAAAAGCCATCAGCGCCATCCTGGGCGCCATGCGCGGCGAGGATGACCACGAATTCGACATCACGCAAACGGTGCTGTCCGATCCTGTCCTCACGCACAAGGTGCTGCGCCTGGCGAACAGCGGCATGTATTCGGCCTTCGGCCAGCGCGTCAACACGGTCTCGAAGGCCGTGCTGGTGCTGGGAATCGACGCCATCGGCCACCTGGCATTGGGCCTGAAACTGATCGAGGAGCTGTCGCAGGCCTCGCCCGACTCCGTCAGCGCCCACGTGGAAATGGAAAAGGCCGTGCTGGCCGGGATGGTGGCGCAGCAAGTGGCCACCAGCGCCGGCAGCCTGCAGGCGGAGCAAGCCGTCGTCTGCTCCATGCTGCACACCCTGGGCCGCATGATGGTGACGTTCTACATGACGGACTTCTGGGCGCGCATGCAGGCGCATGCGGGTCCTGGCAACGAGGCGGCCGCCGCGCGCGAAATCCT
Above is a genomic segment from Janthinobacterium sp. 64 containing:
- the upp gene encoding uracil phosphoribosyltransferase; its protein translation is MKQDPRFPNLFITDHPLIQHKLSHMREHDTSTRTFRELLKEITLLMGYEITRDLPLTTREIKTPLVTIDAPVIAGKKLAIVPILRAGIGMSDGLLNLVPSARVGHIGVYRDPTTHMPVEYLVRLPDLSERTFILCDPMVATGNSAVYAVDVLKKRGVTDEQIIFLALVAAPEGVTVFQNAHPKVKMYCASLDSHLDDHAYIVPGLGDAGDRIFGTK
- a CDS encoding Hpt domain-containing protein — its product is MATLIDPDFRARLRALNDKYAAGVPAMMQAIAQASGRCDSEGPRLEPLTQLHRALHAVAGSAATFGFAALGQECRRIEQLVRAMLNAPAQAVAQWPAVRGQVEALLHWAARDAAATHFSV
- a CDS encoding putative bifunctional diguanylate cyclase/phosphodiesterase — its product is MFSSTPSAAHREARHELDNLMEEAGDVVFRLDTDGLILFASKRAATLFCAPAGLSGHLLLPLAAEASRAALQAALEDSLEEPGRLEVRLQTPDQELWFELRLSSYMNATGVAELLVVGRDTSAQHNTEERLRHMATHDALTGLPNRLLLSDRIRMVIAQAARSGQGFSVATIGLDGFKKVNDGLGHPVGDAVLRLAAARLRKTLRDSDTLARVGGDEFVAVLPGSATDAQIKLVTGRLLATLQAPFEVDGHTIYVGASVGVSIYPLHAEDEVRLVALADAAMSRAKETGKARCLVYSPRLNGPSEHDISLEAAMFQAVREGEFLLFYQPIVDAHTRQIQGFETLMRWKHPTLGLVPPVRFIPIAEANGLINLLGAWALKAACVQLKQFQDVAKRPLYISVNISPRQFRNDKFLDVLDDAIAFSGLSGEHLVLEITEGTLMIDPVHAETILVKMTERRARIAIDDFGTGYSSLAYLKRFPISVLKIDRTFIKDLPESSKDAAICNTILDLAKHLNLSVVAEGVETEEQMHFIESRGCQYVQGYLTGKPMPAHAALSALSEKTYAALVPTPSANEQRGGVQ